The nucleotide sequence GCAGCGTAGGAAACCGCTCGATAAACCGATTAAAATACGGAATGACCGTATCTACCCGCGTTTGCTGCAGCATAATTTCCGAAACCCAAATATGATAAGGATCCCCGCTACCTCGCCATGGCAAATCACGCTGCTCTCTCTGATACCATTTAAGTAGCTCCGTGCTGAAGTAACGTCGATTGTTGTCATCATAAGCTTGTACGCTCATCTCTTTCTCCTTCTTGCGATCTCTATGCGTCTTCTGCCATCGATGCAACCCTCATTCTGCGATAGCGGCTTGGCGTCATCCCCGTGTGGGATTTGAACATTCTTGAGAAATGATAGATTTGCATCCCTACCTGATTAGCTACCTTCGATACATTACAATCAGGACGAGCGAGCAGGCTCTTAGCAGTTTCAATTCTCCGATGTATGACATATTGAATCGGCGAATAGCCGAGAATATTCTTGAACATGGCGATAAAATAGTTCGGGTGCAAATAAGCTTGTTTAGCTAAATCCTCCACCGTAATATTGTCTGAGATATGATCATCGATATAGCGAATGACAGCGTCAATCTTTTGCAAATCCTGTGTAGGACAGTCCTCAGTTGCATGAATCGTAATCTGTTCGAGGTATATGCTGAGCAGCTCTAGCATGACGGACTTCACTCGTAATTGCGAGGTGAGCTGCGGATATTGTTGTAGCATGATTACACGGTCAAATAAACCCGATACAACTTCTAGATCGGGAACTAGGAAGTTATTCGGAAGCTGTAGACTTCGAAAAAGTTCACGATCCTCATAGCTTTGCCGGTAATGGCACCACTTTAGCTCCAATATTTTACCGGGTTCGACAGAGACTCTATGCACGATTCCGCTTAACATAATAACCATCTTGCCGGGCATCAAATCAATTTCACCATCTTGCAAAATAAGCTTTCCTTCTCCATCTTCAACAAAAAACAGACGATTACACTCTAGATTCCACTCTTTCTGGATACCAGCGTTGCGTCCGAAATGTTTTTCACCTGAATCTAATACTTCGATTTGCATTTGTTCCAGATGTTTCATCATGATTGATACGTAGGTCTGAGTCATTGTCGCCCCTTCTCGCCCATTTGTTCAACTAATAGTCATTCATGGGCTAATTCCTCAACAATTGCTGTTGCTGCCGCCAAAGATCGTTCATGGGTGATCGCAATATGTACGACGCACCGTTCTTTTTGAAGCCCAAGTCGGGTTAAAGCTGCTTCAGATAGTTCACAGATTGGCTTGCCTTGCTCGTTTCGAGTTACTTCAACATCATGAAACCCAACGATTGTACCAATGCCACAGCCTAACGCTTTGACTACAGCTTCTTTGGCTGCAAATCTGCCCGCAACAAATTCAATCTCTCTTTTTGCTGACATTTCACTTAATCTTGCTTGTTCACTTGGTGTTAATATACGTGCAATAAATTTATCCTTGCCCGTTCCAGAGAGCACGGATGCGATCCGATCCAGTTCGACGACATCAAGACCTACACCACGTATCATCGCTCGCGTTAAATGCCTGGGATTGCTAGTCGCTTATGCTCTGTTCGAGCATAGTGCTTCTCTAGCGTTTCCCTTGCTTTCGGATTAATGGCTTTACCTTCTAAGTAATCGCTGTTCTCCTCATAGGTGACACCTAGCTCGGCTTCATCCGTTTGTCCAGCCCATAAGCCTGCAGTTGGTGCTTTATCAATCACTTCGGCAGGTACACTCAGCCTTCTGGCAAGCTGACGTACTTGACGCTTATTTAAGCTGCTTAACGGTGTAACATCGACAGCACCATCTCCCCACTTCGTGAAGAAGCCTGTTAATGCCTCCGACGCATGATCTGTACCGACAACTAGTAAGTTAAGGTCGAAGGCTAGCGCATACTGAACGACCATCCGCATTCGCGCCTTCACATTCCCTTTGCCTCCGCGACTCATATGACGATGAATTCCGAGCGCTTTGAAAGCATACTCCGTCTCAATCGCCACCTCATCTACTGCTTCCTCGATGTTTGTTTCCACTTTATGCTCGAGTTCGAACGCCTCAGCTACTGCATAGCTATGCGCAATATCTTCTTGCTCTCCATAGGGTTGGAATACACCGAGAGTCATATAGGGCTTTCCCGTCTCATTTGACAATTCGTCCGTAGCTTGTTTGCACAAGCCTGCCGCCACTGCACTATCTACCCCACCACTGATCGCAATGAGCAAGCCTGATGACCCTGCCTGCTTCACCAGCTTTTTCAAAAAATCGACTCGACGTCGAATCTCATCATCCACATCAATTGTTGGCTTAACCCCAAGCTTTGCGATGATCTCATGCTGCAGGCTCATCTGCTTTCCCCCTCATAAGACTCGACTATAAGTAAATAAAAAGCATCTCATGAAGACGGCAAACTCGGCCGTACCTCAGAGATGCTTAAGGATTATCGGCAATAACGATCAAAGGCAGCCGTTAAGTCCGCCGAGATATCATCCGCACTGCGGTTTTCAATCTGATGGCGCTCGATGAAGTGAACAAGCTCTCCGTCCTTAAAAAGTGCAATCGATGGTGAAGACGGTGGATAAGGCATAAAGTATTCGCGCGCCTTAGCTGTCGCTTCTTTATCTTGTCCCGCGAACACAGTGAACAAGTGATCCGGTGTTACTTCGTTCTGCAGCGCTGTTGCAACGCCTGGACGACATTGTCCAGCTGCACATCCACATACAGAGTTGATGACTACTAACGCTGTTCCGGATGCATTTGGAAGGTTCTCTTCCACCTGCTCTGGTGTTGTTAATTCTTGAATCCCAATCCGCGTAAGCTCATCACGCATCGGTTGAACCATATCCATCATATATCTTTCGAATGACATCGACATAACTATGCCGCCTCGCTTTCTTAATTACAGGTTTTGCGGGTATTTCCGCTACTTACTATTATACAGTGCAGTCGTTCCGTCCGTCAAAATGATAAAGCAAAACCGTAGAAGATTATATGCTACCATTTAACGACCATATCTCACTCATAGCGGACATGAGAGACCTTATTTGCTTCAATACGACCATATCTCACTCATAGCGGACATGAGAGACCTTATTTGCAATAAATTATGCATTTTAGACGCTAGAAACCGCAAATAAGGGCTTTGGCGTCCGATCAATACTCAAAAACCCCTTAAATCGCCAAATAGCGTCTCTCATGTCCGCTATGAAGTCATCTATGTTATAGGGGTCCTACTACGCTGGAGATCCTTTACACAGACATGTAGAAGAGAATCGACAATTTTACTTGCTAGGCGCACCTAAATAAGACTCTTCGCAATATCGCGAAGAGCCTTATTCAATCTCCTATGGCTCGTCTAGCACTTCAGGCAAAAAGTACAACTCCTCATCTTCCCATTCCTCTGAATGAGAAGATGCTTGCTCCTGAACCAATCTTTGTCCCCAGACGAACGGCTCCCGCTGACCCCGGATGTCGCGGTTATCCTCCCGAAAATCATTTCCAAGCGGATTGAGCTCCAACTCGTCGCGTCCTACAACTGGCTGCATGCCCACGTATGGGGGAAGGCTATCGTTACTCATGCCAATAGCTTCGCGATTAACGCTTATGTCGCCGGACGGTTAGGACCGTCTAGCTTTTTATCAATTCCCGGGGATTCTTGCTTGGCATTGGCTTCTGACCTTTGTCCTGGACCTGATCGTCGTTGTTTTTGTGACATGGAAGTTACCTCCTCGAGTGGTTGAATCCCCCATAGTCTGCCCATTGGATTAGTTGTTATCCATTTATTTTTAAGCAAACACGTTTATAATGATAAGACAACTATTCAATATGAGGACAAAGAGGTTTAATGCGATGAGCTATGATGTGATCGTTATCGGGGGCGGGTCTGCCGGTCTGATGGCAAGTATTGCGGCAAGTGAGCAGGGCTCGAAGGTTCTGCTTTTAGATAAAAGCGACAAGCTAGGACGAAAGCTCGGTATCTCTGGCGGTGGACGCTGCAACGTCACGAATGCCAAAGAATTGGACGAGCTTATTAAACATATTCCGGGTAACGGACGGTTTTTGTATAGCGCGCTTGCAACTTTCGGTAATCAGGAGATCATTCGATTTTTCGAGAACCTCGGAATTGCGCTGAAGGAAGAGGATAATGGCAGAATGTTCCCAGTCACCGATCGTGCCAAAACCGTCGTAGACGCCTTAGTCAATCAAGTGCGTGCCCATGGAGTGCACATTCGCGAAAATGTTCCAGTCCAGGAGGTTCTCTATAAAGATGGTCGGACGAGTGGCATTCGGTTGACAACTGGCGAAACGATTAGCGGAAAATGTATCATCGTTGCTGTTGGAGGTAAATCAGTCCCTCATACAGGGTCTACAGGTGACGGATATGCTTGGGCAGAACAAGCAGGACATACGATTACTGAGCTTTTTCCAACTGAAGTGCCATTAACATCTAAAGAATCGTTTATTCGCAGTCGGGAATTGCAGGGATTATCATTAAGAGATGTGACCTTATCCGTTTGGAACAGCAAGGGTAAAAAAATCATTAGCCACGAGGGCGATATGATCTTCACCCACTTTGGCCTCTCGGGACCGATCGCATTGCGTTGCAGTCAATTCGTTGTTAAGCAATTGAAGCAAAGTGGCGGTGGCACTGTATGCGTAACGATTGACTTAATGCCTAAATATAGCGTCGACGAGTTCTTCGCCCACACTTATTCACTCGCAAAGCAAGAGAATAAAAAAGCGATCAAAAATGTGCTAAAAAGCGTGCTGCCTGAACGACTGCTACCGACAATGATGAGTATGTCAGGCTTGCAAGAGGATTTAACCTATGACAATATCCCAAAGCTGGCATGGATGAAGCTGGCTGAAGTTGCGAAGGCATTTCCTGTGCAGGTGAATGGAACACTTTCCATAGAAGAAGCATTCGTTACAGGTGGTGGTGTGAACTTGAAGGAGATCGACCCGCGCACTATGGCATCGAAGCTAATGAACGGACTATATTTTGCAGGAGAAGTATTGGACATTCATGGTTATACGGGTGGCTACAATATTACTGCAGCATTTTCCACAGGGTACACTGCGGGGAAAAGTGCCTCTGAAGAGGCGCTTAATTAATAAAAAACCTCCTTCTTGTTACCGGCAAGAAGGAGGTATCGAAAAAAGGGAGGCTCCCTTAATTCTCATTTCATTGTAGCCTATTTTACAATTAGCGGAAAGTTTGGAGTTGTTCGTTTAGTACTTTCGTATTAGCATACACATTTTGATAGATTGGAAATAATTTCGCATAGCGCTCACTAGTTTCTGGATTCGGGCTATAGGTGCGTGCATGCTTGACGAACACTTCACCGCACGCATCAAGACTAGGGAACCAGCCACAGCCGAATGCTGCAAGCATCGCCGCTCCTAGACCCGGACCTTGCTCATTCTCTAGCGCGACCACATCCGCTTGGAAAATATCCGCTTGCATTTGAAGCCAAACCGGATTTTTCGCACCGCCACCTATCGACACGATAGTGTCAACCTGTTTCCCTGCTGCACGGAACATCGCAATTGACTCATTGAGAGAGAATGTAATTCCTTCCATGACCGCCTTGGCAAAATGCGCCCTAGTGTGACTGCCATCCATCCCAATAAAGCTTCCCCGTATGTTAGCGTCAGGATGGGGCGTCCGTTCTCCGACGAGATAAGGCGTAAACAGCAATCCACCCGATCCTGCTGGAACATCCTCGATACCAGACAGTAATTGATCGTAGGATTCACCCTTGGCGAAAGTATTCCTGAACCAACTTAAAGAATATCCCGCTGCAAGTGTAACTCCCATCGCATAAAAGGCATCTGGCTTGCCATGGTTAAAGAAGTGAACCTTCCCCTCATAATCGGAAGATGCATCTCCCTCGTACGTAAGAATTACACCCGATGTACCAATGCTGCATAGCGTAAGACCTGGTGATAGAATGCCTGCACCAATCGCTCCGCAAGCATTGTCCGCGCCCCCAGCGAATACTTTCGTATTTGTGCTGAGTCCAGTTACTTCTGCAACTTCAGATGTTAAATTACCGACTAAGCCGCTCGCTTCAATCAATGGAGGACAAAGACCCGCAGAAAGCTCGAATGCTCTTAACACCTCGTCACTCCACTGCCGATTCGCGACATCGAGCAGCAATGTGCCCGCTGCGTCCGACAAGTCCATATGGACTTCGCCAGTTAACCGGAGACGCAAGTAATCCTTCGGCAAAAGAAACTTAGTTGCTCTCGCAAACGCCTCTGGCTCATGCTCTTTCACCCATAGCAATTTGGGTAATGTAAAGCCCTCTAGCGCAGGGTTTCTTGTTACTGTCAGGAGCAGGTTACCAAGCTTGCGCTCAATCAACCGACATTGCTCCGTTGTACGTGTGTCGTTCCAAAGTATAGCTCTACGAATCGGACGAAGCTGCTGATCGAGCAAAACTAGACCGTGCATTTGCCCCGAAAAACTCATTCCTTCGATATCGTCGGCTTTTACACCCGATTGCTGAACTAGGTCGCGGAGCGCATCAATTGTTCCCGTAACCCAATCCTCGGGCTCTTGTTCACTCCAACCCGACTTCTCATGATAAAGCGGATATTCGCGCGAAGCTTCTGCTTTGACGACACCATTGCTACCAATAAGAAGCGTCTTTACAGCGCTCGTTCCCAAATCTACGCCAATGACATATTTCATAGGAAGCTCCTCTTATACGCTGAAAATAATATCGTTAAGTGTAGCCTTAATCTGCTCAAGACGTGCAGACTCGTTTTTGATCGGTTGCGCTTGAAGCACATACGCTTCCAACGACTTCAATGTTGCTTTACCGGACACAATATCTGCACCGATGCCTTCCTTGAAGCTACGGTAACGGAAATCTGTAATATTTTCAAACACACGCTCTTCGATCAGCTTTGCCGCTGCTTTTAAACCACGTGCATAAGTATCCATCCCTGCGATGTGTGCGAAGAACAAATCATCATCTTCGAACGACGAGCGACGTACCTTCGCATCAAAGTTTACGCCACCGCGACCGATGCCACCTTCGTTGCTCAAAATTTCGAACATTGCAAGCGACGTCGATACGAGATCTGTCGGGAATTCATCTGTATCCCAGCCGAGTAGCATATCCCCTTGGTTCGCATCAATCGAACCGAGCATGCCGTTAATGCGTGCGAACCGAAGCTCATGCTCGAAAGTATGACCCGCAAGCGTCGCATGGTTTGCTTCGATATTAAATTTGAACTTATCTTTCAGACCATAGTTTTGCAAAAATGACATCGCAGTTTGCACGTCAAAGTCGTATTGGTGTTTGGATGGCTCTTTCGGTTTCGGCTCAATTAAAAACTGTGCATCGAAGCCGATTTCCTTCGCATAATCTACAGCCATGTTGAGGAAACGACCCAAATTATCAAGCTCAAGCTTCAAGTCTGTGTTGAGCAACGACTCGTAGCCTTCGCGGCCACCCCAGAATACGTAGTTTTCTGCACCGAGCTCTTTACCAACTTCTAGCCCTTTTTTCAATGTTGCTGCAGCGTATGCGAACACTTCTGCATTGTTCGTCGTACTTGCACCATGGACATAGCGTGGATTTGTGAACAGATTAACTGTGTTCCATAATAGCTTCTTGCCCGTAGACTTCTGGTAGTCCTTCAGCATTGCAACGATGACATCTAGGTTTTTGTTCGTTTCAGCAAGCGTCGCGCCTTCTGGTGCGATGTCTGCATCGTGGAACGCATAGAATGGAACTTGAAGCTTATCTAGCAATTCGAAGTTCGCCTCTACACGAGCTTTAGAGCGATCAAGCGGAGATAGTGAATCCCAGCTGCGGACTGCTGTACCTGCACCGAAAGGATCACCGCCATTCGCATTGAACGTATGCCAGTACGCAACTGCGAATCTTAAGTGCTCCTCCATTGTTTTACCGAAAATAACCTCTTTAGGATTGTAGTGCTTGAATGCAAACGGGTTTTTCGAATCACGACCCTCATATTGGATCTTAGGCACATTAGGAAACTTACTCACTCGTTATTCCTCCTTGTAAGCGTTATCTTATTGATATTATGAAATCAGAATAACATGATTAACTTAGTTTGTCTATTGGATAAACAAAGTTTTTGTTACTTTTGTGCTCAAGAACAAATGTGGATTTTTGTATCCTCTATTCGAACGCACAGACAATTCACTTTTACACACATAGACTAGCATGGTGATGAACAATCACAATAACTTAGCGGTGGTGATTACTGTGAGTTGTGCTGTTGGTCATGGAGGTATGGGTGCTGCTGCATTTGTGCTTGTTCTTTTCATACTTCTTGTTATTATCCTACGTGCAGGAACTGGAATTTACTAATAACAAATAAGGTGTTCAATATGCTTTGCCCCATTCTGAGCAGCCACATGATGGGGCTTTTCTTTTTTTATTATTAACATATCTTGCACACTTAGTTTATCTACCCAATAAACAAAATTTAGCAGGAGTAGATTGTGCTATACTAGAACCATCTATATTTGCAAAGGAGTCGCTACTTCACTTATGACGACACCAACAGGTGATCAGGCGTTAATAAAACGTATAAATACAGCCATCGTGCTCGAGTCGATTTTACGAGGGGCTCCGCTTTCACGTGCTCAAATTTCTGAACAAACAGGACTCAATAAGGCTACAGTATCTAGTCTTGTTCAGGATTTAATTGATCAGTCACTTGTAAAAGAGATCGGTCGTGGTGAATCGAGTGGTGGTCGTAAACCTGTAATGCTTGAGTTCATTGCCACAGCAGGCTATGCGATCGGACTTGATCTAGGAGTAAACTATATTCGTGGCGTCGTTACGAATATTCGAGGTGAAGTCGTCGTGGAACGAACGTCCTCTCTTCGGCATATTGAACCAGACTTTGTCATTAACTCGCTATGCGACATGATTGACGATTTGATCAGCGCTGCGCCCGCACAAGGTCCCTACGGTTTCGTTGGGATCGGCATTGGTGTGCCGGGAATTGTGGATGACAGTGGTAGCATTTTATTCGCCCCTCACCTTCAGTGGCGTGATATTCCTCTCTGTCGAATGATCTCCGAGCGTTATTCGATACCCGTCACAATAGATAACGAAGCAAACGTAGGTGCACTAGGTGAGCAAAAATACGGTGCCGGTCACCAAATTTCAAATTTGATTTATGTCAGCGTTGGCATGGGGATCGGAACAGGTCTAATTTTGAATCGCACACTGTACAAGGGCACTTCCGGATACTCTGGAGAGATGGGACATCTTACTGTGGATGCACACGGCAAGCCTTGCAACTGTGGCAATCGTGGCTGTTGGGAGAAGTATGCTTCTGAACAGTCGTTGTTAGAAGATGCTGAGAAGCTCGGATTCGATAGCTTGGAAAGTCTAATCGTTGCCGCTGAGGAAGGAAATAACGATGTGCTCGCATTGTTCGCGAAAATAGGTGAATATCTAGGTGTCGGGATAACGAACATCGTAAACGTATTCAACCCAGATGCTATCGTTATTGGTAATAGGATGAGCATAGCTCGTCCATGGATTGAGGCCAGTCTGCGCCAGACAGTAGTGCAGCGTGCGCTCGGCTTTCATTTACGGAAAGTACAACTTCTATTCGCCGAGCTTGGCGAACGTTCCGCTATGATGGGAGCTGCCGAGATGGCGATCTCTGGATTTTTTACACGTCTGAAGTCTTCCTAAGGTCGATTTACTCTAAAAGTCTACATAATATCTCAGCCTTCCTCGTAAAATGTCACTATTCAGCACACTAAAAATATGATAAAAATAATCATATACTTATATAGTTAAAGGTACCTTTGCACGACATTCCGATCAACTTAGATAACGGAGGGCGCTTTTACATGAACGATAGACTAGCAGAGATGGCTGAATTACTCAAACTTCTAGGTGACCGAACGCGTCTAGCGATTCTTGGCTTGCTGCAGGAACGTGAGCTATGTGTTGGCGACATTGTGGATATACTAGGCACTAGTCAACCCAATGCAAGCCAACATTTGCGCAAACTAAAAAGCGCCGGCCTCGTTAATGAGAGCAAACGCGGACAATGGGTATTCTATTCACTCAACCTTGATGAATTCCCAGATTTACGCATCTTCCTATCGCAGCTACCAGGGAGAAAAGAGCGACTACAGTCGCTATCTGAGTTACCCTCTAAAAGCTAATTGCACATTCTCTAGTACATAAATCGATGGGGCAAAGATAGGAGCTGTCCCATAAATGAGTTTGCTCACTATACTGACAAATGTGAAAATAGCGGCGTAAGGGAGGTTATCCCACGCCGCTATTTCGTGTTTTCGTTTCGTGCAACAAATTCATGAAGATAAGCTAGTTATAATGTACAAAATACAACGTACTAAAACCAAATTACCCCTGTCCCTTTAATGCCTTCAACCTCTTCATCACATCATTCGTGCCACGTCCAAAGTAATCATGCAATAGCGTGTATTCTTGGTAGAGCTTCTCGTACATTGCGACATTCTCAGGAATTGGCTTGTAGGTTTCTTCACGCACACGTGCCATCGCGCCTGCAGCATCAACAATGCTGTCGTATCCACCATTGGAGCTCCCTGCGGCGACTGCCGCAAACATTGCCGCACCGACGGCAGGTGTTTGCTTGGAATCGGCAATTTTAATTTCGCGATTCGTGACGTCTGCATAGATTTGCATTAACAGGCCATTGCGCTGTGGCAGTCCACCGCAAGCGTATACTTCATGCACCGGCACGCCATTTGAATGAAATGCATCTATAATCTTACGAGTGCCAAATGCGGTTGCTTCCAGCAATGCGCGATACACTTCCTCTGGCTTCGTCAGTAAGGTGTAGCCTACAAGTACTCCCGTTAAATTGGTGTCCACAAGCACTGAACGATTGCCATTCCACCAATCGAGAGCCAATAATCCCGTCTCACCTGGCTTATATTGCATTGCCCGCTCTGTCAGCCATTGGTGCACACTAACCCCATCATTCTCAGCAGCTTCCTTCACATAACCAGGCACTGACTCCTCAACAAACCATTCGAAAATGTCGCCGACCGCCGATTGACCTGCCTCATATCCGAGATAGCCCGGAATGATGCCATCCTCAACGACACCACACATTCCTTCGACCTCAACTTCAGCAGTACCCAGTAACATATGGCATATCGATGTTCCCATCGCCATCACGAGTTTGCCTGGACCAACAACACCTACTGCAGGAACAGCAGCATGTGCATCTACATTGCCGACCGCGATTGCCGTCCCTGCACGAAGACCAATTAACTCAGCCATTGCTGCAGTTAACTCGCCTGCCTTTGTCCCGAGTGCCTCAATATCTCCGCGCAGCTTCGTACCTACGATATTTTCCATTTGAGGATCGAGCGCCTTGAAAAATTCCCGACTCGGATAACCCTCTTGCTTATGCCATATCGACTTATAACCCGCTGTACAACTATTGCGCACAAATTGCCCTGTCAACTGCGAAATAACCCAGTCGGTAGCCTCAGTAAACAAGTCAGTCGCTTCATACACGTCTGGCGCTTCATTGACGATCTGCCATATCTTCGCGATCATCCATTCTGAAGAGATTTTTCCACCGTAACGTGGTAGAAATTTCTCTCCCCGCTCAGCAGCAATCGCATTCAATCTGTCTGCTTCATCTTGGGCAGCATGGTGCTTCCATAGCTTGACCCAGCTATGCGGATTGTTTTGCCACTCAGGCTTAAAACAGAGCGGGACTCGATCCTCGTCAACAGGCAGCATCGTGCATGCCGTAAAATCAATAGCAAGTCCGATCACGTCTCCCACGTCAATTCCAGACGCTTTAATAACGGCTGGCACGGATCTACGCAACACTTCTATATAATCATCGGGATGCTGCAATGCCCAATCATGACCAAGCATTTGACCAGAAGTCGGCAGCTTTTCATCAATCACTCCATGCGGATAAGGCGTCACATGATCTGCGATCTCTGCTCCATTCGACAAATCAACAAGTACTGCGCGACCGGACTGCGTCCCATAATCCACACCAATCGTATATTTCCGACTCACTTAATATCGCCTCCAGGTTGACCATAATAGGCATTCGCCCCATGCTTGCGCAAATAGTGCTTATCCAGCAATGGCTGAGACATCGGCTGCACTTCTGCTTTTAACTGACAAGTATGATAAGCCATCTTTGCCACTTCCTCTAGCACAACGGCGTTATGCAACGCATCCATCGCATCTTTCCCCCATGCGAATGGCGCATGACTGTTCACGAGCACACCCGGCACTTGATCCGGATTTACTTTGCTAAACGTCTCCACAATCACATTGCCCGTCTCTGCTTCATAAGCGCCATTAATCTCAGCTTCAGTCATCTGCCTAGTACACGGAATCGTTCCATAGAAGTAATCCGCTTGTGTCGTTCCGAGCGCTGGAATGCCTTGACCGGCCTGTGACCATACTGTCGCCCATGGAGAATGGGTATGTACGATACCGCCAATATTTGAAAAAGAACGATAGAGAACTAGATGCGTCGGTGTATCTGAAGAGGGACGCAAAGTACCTTCAACTACTCGACCATTCAAATCGAGCACAACCATATGCTCGGGCTTGAGCTCCTCATAGGGTACACCGCTTGGTTTAATGACCATTAACTGCGAAGCACGATCGAATCCGCTCACATTTCCCCAAGTAAAGGTGACTAGCCCATATTTGGGTAGTTCTGCATTCGCACGACACACCTGCTCTTTAAGTTGTTCTAACAAGTTAAACACTGCTCCTTTCCTACATTAACACTATGTGTACATATCATTTCAACCCCAATTATACACTTGTACGTACATGTATGTCGATAGTAAGCTCGCAATTTTGCAAGCTCGACGTACATACTTATTGCACAGGTGCTGTAGATTGACGAACGACTAATTGTGGCGAATATAGCTTCATTTGGCTAGGAGCTTTAGAGCCTTTATCCAGCAAGGAAATCAACATCTCTGCTGCTTGCTCACCGAGTAAAGACTTAGGATGCTCAACTGTCGTCAGCTTCACTTCCGTTGCGGTTGCCAAATAAGAATCATCGTAGCCGACAATTGATAATTGCTCAGGCACACTCACTTCATATTTCCTAATCACATCGAGCAACGACACAGCCAACTGATCGTTGTAGCATACAATCGCGGTTGGCGGTTCTGCAGATTGTAGCATTTCACCGAGAGCGGTATGAGGTCGTTCTTCTTTATCCTCTGTTCGATAACGAATCAACAACTCATGGTCGACCGACAACCCTAGCTCTCGAAAGCCGCGCATAAACCCTTTCATCCGTGCAACGCCCTGCAAATCATCTGTTTTGAAAAAAGCTGCAATACGCCGATGGCCAAGCTCTAGCAAATGATTGACTGCAAGCCATCCGCCTGCTTCATCGTCCATCATGACGGAGGAGCAATCCAAATCCGGATACCGCTCATTGATCATGACGAGTGGTATACCATGATCCTCTAACGCAAAATAATTATCGAAATTCGGATTTCCCTCTGCGCTTTTTGTTGGCTCGACAATGAGTCCACACACCGAATGGCTCAGCATCATCTCGATGCTTTCACGCTCGCGATCTTTACGATTGTCTGTGCTCGAAATGAGCAAGCGGTAACCATGCTCCTTCAATGTAGCTTCTACCCCTCGAACAATCGATGGGAAAATATAGTCCGAAATATACGTGGTCACAATCCCGACTGTTCGGTTGCCCGTTGCGCTTCTTCGCTCTCCCGTATTCCGACTAACGAACGTCCCCTTCCCTTGCTCACGAGCTAGCCACCCTTCCGA is from Candidatus Cohnella colombiensis and encodes:
- a CDS encoding ROK family transcriptional regulator encodes the protein MTTPTGDQALIKRINTAIVLESILRGAPLSRAQISEQTGLNKATVSSLVQDLIDQSLVKEIGRGESSGGRKPVMLEFIATAGYAIGLDLGVNYIRGVVTNIRGEVVVERTSSLRHIEPDFVINSLCDMIDDLISAAPAQGPYGFVGIGIGVPGIVDDSGSILFAPHLQWRDIPLCRMISERYSIPVTIDNEANVGALGEQKYGAGHQISNLIYVSVGMGIGTGLILNRTLYKGTSGYSGEMGHLTVDAHGKPCNCGNRGCWEKYASEQSLLEDAEKLGFDSLESLIVAAEEGNNDVLALFAKIGEYLGVGITNIVNVFNPDAIVIGNRMSIARPWIEASLRQTVVQRALGFHLRKVQLLFAELGERSAMMGAAEMAISGFFTRLKSS
- a CDS encoding ribulokinase, translated to MSRKYTIGVDYGTQSGRAVLVDLSNGAEIADHVTPYPHGVIDEKLPTSGQMLGHDWALQHPDDYIEVLRRSVPAVIKASGIDVGDVIGLAIDFTACTMLPVDEDRVPLCFKPEWQNNPHSWVKLWKHHAAQDEADRLNAIAAERGEKFLPRYGGKISSEWMIAKIWQIVNEAPDVYEATDLFTEATDWVISQLTGQFVRNSCTAGYKSIWHKQEGYPSREFFKALDPQMENIVGTKLRGDIEALGTKAGELTAAMAELIGLRAGTAIAVGNVDAHAAVPAVGVVGPGKLVMAMGTSICHMLLGTAEVEVEGMCGVVEDGIIPGYLGYEAGQSAVGDIFEWFVEESVPGYVKEAAENDGVSVHQWLTERAMQYKPGETGLLALDWWNGNRSVLVDTNLTGVLVGYTLLTKPEEVYRALLEATAFGTRKIIDAFHSNGVPVHEVYACGGLPQRNGLLMQIYADVTNREIKIADSKQTPAVGAAMFAAVAAGSSNGGYDSIVDAAGAMARVREETYKPIPENVAMYEKLYQEYTLLHDYFGRGTNDVMKRLKALKGQG
- the xylA gene encoding xylose isomerase, with the protein product MSKFPNVPKIQYEGRDSKNPFAFKHYNPKEVIFGKTMEEHLRFAVAYWHTFNANGGDPFGAGTAVRSWDSLSPLDRSKARVEANFELLDKLQVPFYAFHDADIAPEGATLAETNKNLDVIVAMLKDYQKSTGKKLLWNTVNLFTNPRYVHGASTTNNAEVFAYAAATLKKGLEVGKELGAENYVFWGGREGYESLLNTDLKLELDNLGRFLNMAVDYAKEIGFDAQFLIEPKPKEPSKHQYDFDVQTAMSFLQNYGLKDKFKFNIEANHATLAGHTFEHELRFARINGMLGSIDANQGDMLLGWDTDEFPTDLVSTSLAMFEILSNEGGIGRGGVNFDAKVRRSSFEDDDLFFAHIAGMDTYARGLKAAAKLIEERVFENITDFRYRSFKEGIGADIVSGKATLKSLEAYVLQAQPIKNESARLEQIKATLNDIIFSV
- the araD gene encoding L-ribulose-5-phosphate 4-epimerase, with the protein product MLEQLKEQVCRANAELPKYGLVTFTWGNVSGFDRASQLMVIKPSGVPYEELKPEHMVVLDLNGRVVEGTLRPSSDTPTHLVLYRSFSNIGGIVHTHSPWATVWSQAGQGIPALGTTQADYFYGTIPCTRQMTEAEINGAYEAETGNVIVETFSKVNPDQVPGVLVNSHAPFAWGKDAMDALHNAVVLEEVAKMAYHTCQLKAEVQPMSQPLLDKHYLRKHGANAYYGQPGGDIK
- a CDS encoding metalloregulator ArsR/SmtB family transcription factor gives rise to the protein MNDRLAEMAELLKLLGDRTRLAILGLLQERELCVGDIVDILGTSQPNASQHLRKLKSAGLVNESKRGQWVFYSLNLDEFPDLRIFLSQLPGRKERLQSLSELPSKS